From the genome of Fusobacterium varium, one region includes:
- the ponA gene encoding Penicillin-binding protein 1A/1B: MKIPVKRIIKIIIVLFIVGSIASVGVVLGVINKYSKELPDIVTLIEDYAPSLPTVLYDRNGQVIDTIYRESRDTVKLKEVPIYSRNAFLAIEDKQFYSHHGIHIKRLIGAIVANIRSGRAVQGASSITQQLAKNAFLSHERKLSRKIKEAIITFEIERRYTKDEIFEKYLNEIYFGAGSYGIKTAAKQLYRKDISEINIAESALLAGIPNRPEKYNPRRNLEASLKRANLILSEMYKDKLITKEEYEQAKNHKFINEDKLPENFKMDNNTTIIYNKKSDVTINYPDFSNMVEEFLVDKFGENMVYTGGLKVHTTLDLEMQKTAKEVFENYEFFKKSDELQGGMATIDPNNGYVISLIGGRNFKSGNFNRATMAKRQLGSSFKPFLYFTAVENGMEMNSVVEDSFISFGSWTPKNFGSRYSNNVTLLNALDRSLNIVSIKMLQKIGTKTFKETVAKLDPSLNIPDDLTASLGSFENTPLQHAIDYSIFSNGGYVVEPVTVIDVEDRYGNPIYQNTPKKEKVFDSINTSIITFMLKSSVQYGSSNRASVYTKDKKRIEQGGKTGTVNDNRTIWFAGITPDYVTTIYIGYDDNRAIKGNVTGGSGVAPLWAKYYQTLIDKGLYVPSTFSFLENHLKNGDFNLQTLTVNNGLISGAGREFLVRKGKLQMESEMKYANGIAGIFKDTRKENESAGNGGYDPVIEKTNNDIAPENTTSNDSLFKRLLGN; encoded by the coding sequence ATGAAAATACCTGTAAAAAGAATAATAAAAATAATAATAGTTTTATTTATTGTTGGAAGTATTGCATCTGTGGGAGTAGTTTTAGGAGTTATAAATAAATATTCCAAAGAACTTCCTGATATAGTAACCTTGATAGAAGATTATGCCCCATCTTTGCCAACTGTCTTATACGATAGGAATGGTCAAGTAATAGATACCATATATAGAGAATCTAGGGATACAGTAAAGCTAAAAGAAGTTCCTATATACAGTAGAAATGCTTTTTTAGCAATAGAAGATAAACAATTTTATTCACATCATGGAATACATATAAAAAGATTAATAGGAGCTATTGTAGCTAATATTCGTAGTGGTCGTGCTGTACAAGGAGCAAGTTCAATAACTCAGCAGCTTGCAAAAAATGCCTTTCTTTCTCATGAAAGAAAACTTTCAAGAAAAATAAAAGAGGCTATTATAACATTTGAAATAGAAAGAAGATATACAAAAGATGAGATATTTGAAAAATATCTGAATGAGATATATTTTGGAGCAGGGTCTTATGGTATAAAGACAGCAGCTAAACAGCTGTACAGAAAAGATATTTCAGAAATAAATATAGCCGAGTCAGCTCTTCTTGCAGGTATACCCAATAGACCTGAAAAATATAATCCTAGAAGAAATCTAGAAGCTTCATTAAAAAGAGCTAATCTGATTTTATCTGAAATGTATAAAGATAAACTTATAACAAAGGAAGAATATGAACAGGCAAAAAACCATAAGTTCATAAATGAAGATAAGCTGCCAGAAAATTTTAAAATGGACAATAATACAACTATAATATATAATAAAAAAAGTGATGTAACAATCAATTATCCTGATTTTTCAAATATGGTAGAAGAATTTTTAGTAGATAAATTTGGAGAGAATATGGTATATACTGGTGGATTAAAAGTACATACTACTCTAGATTTGGAAATGCAGAAAACTGCAAAAGAAGTATTTGAAAACTATGAATTCTTTAAGAAAAGTGATGAGCTACAAGGTGGAATGGCAACTATAGATCCAAATAATGGATATGTAATATCTTTAATTGGTGGAAGAAATTTTAAATCAGGAAATTTTAATAGAGCAACTATGGCAAAAAGACAATTAGGTTCTTCATTTAAGCCTTTCCTATATTTTACAGCTGTAGAAAATGGAATGGAAATGAATTCAGTAGTAGAAGACTCATTTATTTCATTTGGTAGCTGGACACCAAAGAACTTTGGAAGCCGATATTCAAATAATGTTACTTTGCTTAATGCTTTGGACAGATCATTAAATATAGTTTCTATAAAAATGCTTCAAAAAATAGGAACAAAAACATTTAAAGAAACTGTTGCAAAACTTGATCCAAGTCTGAATATACCAGATGATCTTACTGCATCTTTAGGTTCATTTGAAAATACACCATTACAGCATGCTATAGACTATTCAATATTTTCAAATGGAGGTTATGTAGTAGAACCTGTAACAGTAATAGATGTAGAAGATAGATATGGAAATCCTATATATCAGAATACACCTAAAAAAGAAAAAGTATTTGACAGTATTAATACAAGTATAATAACATTTATGCTGAAAAGTTCAGTGCAATATGGAAGTTCTAACAGAGCATCTGTATACACAAAAGATAAAAAGAGGATAGAGCAGGGAGGAAAAACAGGAACTGTAAATGATAACAGAACTATTTGGTTTGCTGGAATAACACCTGATTATGTTACAACTATATATATAGGTTATGATGATAACAGAGCTATAAAAGGAAATGTTACAGGAGGAAGTGGAGTGGCTCCTTTATGGGCAAAATATTATCAGACTTTAATTGATAAAGGGCTGTATGTTCCAAGTACTTTTTCTTTCCTTGAAAATCATTTGAAAAATGGAGATTTTAATCTGCAGACATTAACAGTAAATAATGGACTTATATCTGGAGCAGGAAGAGAATTTCTTGTGAGAAAAGGAAAGTTGCAGATGGAAAGTGAAATGAAATATGCAAATGGAATAGCAGGAATATTTAAAGATACAAGAAAAGAAAATGAAAGTGCAGGAAATGGGGGATATGATCCAGTTATTGAAAAAACTAACAATGATATAGCTCCTGAAAATACAACTTCAAATGACTCATTATTTAAAAGACTTTTAGGTAATTAA
- the pcrA_2 gene encoding ATP-dependent DNA helicase pcrA, which produces MEHKEINLNKEQKEAATHIEGPLLVIAGPGSGKTRTLVERVVHMLIEKKISPEKIMVSTFTDRASKELIGRISERIKDCDSKININDIYMGTLHSICLRLIDEYIEYSDFSEGYQVLDELEQHFFIFSKIKEFKEIEGYNEFFKEIPAANNWGKAGKIQKWVNRINEEGRSLDYVKEEQDKKIEFLKKAHELYQKLLIEDNVIDFASIQREIYKMLLNNDTVLEEIREKIQYIMIDEYQDTNSIQEKIIFELGGNRKNICVVGDDDQGIYRFRGASVKNILEFPNKFDENECRIITLDINYRSHKDIITFCNRWINLINWKNFRYQKDIQPPADKEFVDNPGVIRIGGNSENQWKENIYKFIKNLKAMGKIEDYSQVAFLFKSVRFSRVKELIDYLEERGIPTYSPRSKNFFYRKEVKLVLGALLVLFPQTKPLVLDDVYIRKTAAYYNDCIAVLKNIWQRIRNYMNGY; this is translated from the coding sequence ATGGAGCATAAAGAAATAAATTTAAATAAAGAACAGAAGGAAGCAGCAACACATATAGAGGGACCACTTTTAGTAATAGCAGGACCTGGTTCTGGAAAAACAAGAACACTAGTGGAAAGAGTAGTCCATATGCTTATAGAGAAAAAAATCTCTCCAGAAAAAATAATGGTGTCAACTTTTACAGATAGAGCTTCAAAAGAATTAATTGGAAGGATATCTGAAAGAATAAAAGATTGCGATTCAAAAATAAATATAAATGATATATACATGGGAACCTTGCACTCTATATGTCTTCGTTTAATAGATGAGTATATAGAATATTCAGATTTTAGTGAGGGGTATCAAGTGTTAGATGAACTTGAGCAGCATTTTTTTATTTTTTCCAAAATAAAGGAATTTAAAGAAATAGAAGGGTATAATGAGTTTTTTAAAGAAATTCCAGCTGCTAATAACTGGGGAAAAGCAGGAAAAATTCAAAAATGGGTAAATAGAATAAATGAAGAGGGAAGAAGCTTAGATTATGTGAAAGAGGAGCAGGACAAAAAAATAGAATTTTTAAAGAAAGCTCATGAATTATATCAAAAATTATTGATAGAGGACAATGTAATAGACTTTGCTTCAATACAAAGAGAAATATATAAAATGCTTTTAAATAATGATACAGTGCTGGAAGAGATAAGAGAAAAAATTCAATATATAATGATTGATGAATATCAAGATACAAATTCAATTCAAGAAAAAATAATTTTTGAATTGGGAGGGAACAGAAAAAATATATGTGTTGTTGGAGATGATGATCAGGGAATATATAGATTTAGAGGTGCATCAGTAAAGAATATATTGGAGTTTCCAAATAAATTTGATGAAAATGAATGTAGAATAATAACTTTAGATATAAATTATCGTTCTCATAAAGATATAATAACTTTCTGTAATAGATGGATAAATCTTATAAACTGGAAGAATTTTAGATATCAAAAAGATATACAGCCACCAGCAGATAAAGAGTTTGTAGATAATCCAGGAGTTATCAGAATAGGAGGAAATTCTGAAAATCAATGGAAAGAAAATATATATAAGTTTATCAAAAATTTAAAGGCAATGGGAAAAATAGAAGATTACAGTCAGGTAGCATTTTTATTCAAATCAGTGAGATTTTCAAGAGTAAAAGAATTGATAGATTATTTGGAAGAAAGAGGTATTCCTACTTATTCTCCCCGTTCTAAGAATTTTTTCTATAGAAAAGAAGTAAAACTTGTGCTGGGAGCATTGCTTGTACTGTTTCCACAGACTAAACCATTAGTCTTAGATGATGTCTATATAAGAAAAACAGCTGCATATTATAATGATTGTATTGCTGTATTAAAAAATATCTGGCAAAGGATAAGGAATTATATGAATGGATATTAA
- a CDS encoding Predicted membrane protein, whose translation MLCFLGGYINAICIVKYSYTVSHFTGNISKTAINISQGNFSEVFKVFTIIAAFVIGTTISGSLVDGREFNLKRRYGYASITLGSGLLILYSFLYDTLPFFYYLPFMIGVENGLFISYKGVVVRTSHITGSLTDMGVYIGHCIKGKTEDKWKVFFCLFTILSFMAGGFFGIEAFYVFKKEAFLIAAFLYIGVGLTYFSIRQRYQKILGYSDLKLY comes from the coding sequence ATGCTTTGCTTTTTAGGTGGATATATTAATGCTATTTGTATTGTAAAATATTCATATACCGTTTCCCATTTTACTGGAAATATTTCCAAAACAGCTATTAATATTTCTCAAGGAAACTTTAGTGAAGTTTTTAAAGTTTTTACTATTATAGCTGCTTTTGTTATTGGAACTACTATTTCTGGTTCACTGGTAGATGGTAGAGAGTTTAATCTCAAAAGGCGATATGGTTATGCTTCAATAACTTTAGGGAGTGGTTTATTAATTCTTTACTCATTTCTCTATGATACTCTTCCTTTTTTTTATTACCTGCCATTTATGATTGGGGTAGAAAATGGCTTATTTATTTCTTATAAAGGAGTAGTTGTAAGAACTTCCCATATTACTGGAAGCCTTACAGATATGGGAGTATACATAGGACATTGCATAAAAGGAAAAACTGAAGATAAGTGGAAAGTATTTTTCTGTTTATTTACTATTTTATCTTTTATGGCAGGAGGTTTTTTTGGAATAGAAGCCTTTTATGTATTTAAAAAGGAAGCTTTTCTTATTGCAGCTTTTTTATATATAGGTGTGGGATTGACTTATTTTTCAATTAGACAAAGATATCAAAAAATATTAGGATATTCAGATTTAAAATTATATTGA
- the yutF gene encoding Uncharacterized hydrolase yutF has protein sequence MKNKKLYLFDIDGTLILGNKPIDGAEKVIKEIREKGKKLMLFTNNSSRTRAEYVEKFKKMNIDILEEEIVTAGYMLGEYLIEKRDKPSVFLVGTKSLKKLLEDMGVKVIEEPKKIHGRYNVDYVAVALDSELNYPKIVTACELLSEGIEYLAANPDFVYPIEGGKFLPDCGAICKMLEYAVKRKPLFLGKPSREILDYCIKKNGVSKGETVIVGDRLYTDIACGYDNSCDTILVLTGESKREDVKNSPYKPDYILESIKDIEI, from the coding sequence ATGAAAAATAAAAAACTGTATTTATTTGATATTGATGGAACACTTATTTTAGGGAATAAACCTATAGATGGTGCAGAGAAAGTAATTAAAGAAATAAGAGAAAAAGGTAAGAAGCTTATGCTGTTTACTAATAATTCTTCAAGGACAAGAGCAGAGTATGTAGAAAAATTCAAAAAAATGAATATCGATATTTTAGAAGAAGAAATAGTTACTGCTGGATATATGCTTGGTGAATATCTTATTGAAAAAAGGGATAAGCCATCAGTATTTTTGGTAGGAACAAAATCTTTGAAAAAGCTTTTAGAAGATATGGGGGTAAAAGTAATAGAGGAACCTAAAAAAATTCATGGGAGATATAATGTAGATTATGTAGCTGTAGCTTTAGACAGTGAACTTAATTATCCTAAAATTGTTACTGCCTGTGAATTGCTTAGCGAAGGAATAGAATATTTAGCTGCTAATCCTGATTTTGTCTATCCAATTGAGGGAGGTAAATTTCTTCCAGACTGTGGGGCAATATGTAAAATGTTGGAATATGCAGTAAAAAGGAAGCCTTTGTTTTTAGGGAAGCCCTCTAGAGAAATCTTAGATTATTGTATCAAAAAGAATGGAGTATCTAAAGGAGAAACTGTAATAGTTGGAGATAGATTATATACTGATATAGCCTGTGGTTATGATAATAGTTGCGATACTATTTTAGTTTTAACTGGAGAAAGCAAGAGGGAAGATGTAAAAAATAGTCCATATAAACCTGATTATATATTAGAAAGCATAAAAGATATAGAAATATGA
- the rlmN gene encoding Ribosomal RNA large subunit methyltransferase N, with translation MSEKINLLNLNQQELEELVISLGMKKFYGKQIFNWLHQKIVRDINEITNLSLKDRELLAEKTYIPFLNLLKQQISKIDKTEKFLFKLEDGNTIETVLLRHKDKRNTLCISSQVGCPVKCAFCATGQDGFVRNLDVNEIINQVYTVERRLVKQGSNINNIVFMGMGEPLLNLSNVLKALDILSNENGINISKRKITISTSGIVPNIEKILLEKLPIELAISLHSAINAKRDMIIPVNRSYPLEDLYAILQEYQRQTKRRISFEYIMINEFNVSDVDANALADFVHEFDHVVNLIPYNPVAGTEFERPSEKKIEKFFTFLKDVRKVNVTLRREKGTDIDGACGQLRQKAPKK, from the coding sequence ATGTCAGAAAAAATTAATTTATTAAATTTAAATCAACAAGAGCTGGAGGAATTAGTAATTTCCCTTGGAATGAAAAAATTTTATGGGAAGCAAATATTTAACTGGCTTCATCAAAAAATAGTAAGAGATATTAATGAAATAACAAATCTTTCACTTAAAGACAGAGAGCTTTTAGCTGAAAAAACATATATACCATTTTTAAATCTTTTGAAGCAACAGATATCTAAAATAGATAAAACAGAAAAATTTCTTTTTAAGCTTGAAGATGGAAATACCATTGAAACTGTATTGTTAAGACATAAAGATAAAAGAAATACTCTATGTATATCATCACAAGTGGGTTGTCCTGTAAAATGTGCTTTTTGTGCAACTGGACAAGATGGGTTTGTAAGAAATCTTGATGTAAATGAAATAATAAATCAAGTTTATACTGTAGAGAGAAGACTTGTAAAACAAGGAAGTAATATAAATAATATAGTTTTCATGGGAATGGGAGAACCTTTGCTTAACCTTTCAAATGTATTGAAAGCTCTTGATATACTTTCTAATGAAAATGGAATAAATATTTCTAAAAGAAAGATAACTATTTCAACATCAGGAATAGTACCAAATATAGAAAAAATATTATTGGAAAAACTTCCTATTGAACTTGCTATATCTCTTCACAGTGCAATAAATGCAAAAAGAGATATGATAATACCTGTAAACAGAAGCTATCCTTTAGAGGATTTGTATGCAATATTGCAGGAATATCAAAGACAGACTAAACGTAGAATAAGTTTTGAATATATAATGATCAATGAATTTAATGTTTCAGATGTAGATGCTAATGCATTAGCTGACTTTGTACATGAATTTGATCATGTGGTAAATCTTATCCCATATAATCCTGTGGCTGGAACAGAGTTTGAAAGACCTTCTGAAAAGAAAATAGAAAAGTTCTTTACTTTCTTGAAAGATGTAAGAAAGGTAAATGTCACATTGAGAAGAGAAAAAGGGACTGATATAGATGGTGCTTGTGGTCAGTTAAGACAGAAAGCTCCTAAAAAATAG
- the alaS_1 gene encoding Alanine--tRNA ligase, which produces MKVEILNCEKIKEGYIIKLNDGNGPFYIDGKGGQLGDRGTLGESNVLEVKDGSIITDKEVPLGEQEYTIDMERRKDIACQHTAQHLFSALAYNDYQLNTVGFRMAEEYTTVDLDSNTISEETITELENKANEIIRKAIELKIYTLNHEEALKIEGLRKAIKDKVTGDVRFVEIPEIDLGACAGFHVENTKDIKLFKILSHEKIKGNYTRFFFIAGDRAIKDYAFKHELSKELCHIFSCKDYEILTMLNKSLEEKKKTETEMKMIASEFAELLGEKLMREAEEINGYKFVIYTGDKMTVQYLPRYIAPEDYILITGSEDSYSIISNKINCKEFLKELTSFNTNIKGGGNQIKGNFKGKISKEELKKQLETFLNKL; this is translated from the coding sequence ATGAAAGTAGAAATTTTAAATTGTGAAAAAATTAAAGAAGGATATATAATAAAATTGAATGATGGAAATGGACCTTTTTATATTGATGGAAAAGGGGGACAGTTGGGAGATAGGGGGACATTGGGAGAGAGTAATGTTCTTGAAGTGAAAGATGGAAGTATAATAACTGATAAAGAAGTACCTTTGGGAGAACAAGAATATACAATAGATATGGAAAGGAGAAAAGATATAGCCTGTCAACATACAGCTCAACACCTTTTTTCAGCTCTTGCATACAATGACTATCAATTAAATACTGTTGGGTTCAGAATGGCAGAAGAATATACAACTGTAGACCTAGATTCTAATACAATATCAGAAGAAACTATAACTGAGTTGGAAAATAAGGCCAATGAAATTATAAGGAAAGCTATAGAATTGAAAATATATACACTTAACCATGAAGAAGCTCTAAAAATAGAGGGACTGAGAAAAGCTATTAAAGATAAAGTAACTGGAGATGTAAGATTTGTAGAGATACCAGAAATTGATTTAGGAGCCTGTGCTGGTTTTCATGTTGAAAACACAAAGGATATAAAATTATTTAAAATATTATCTCATGAAAAAATAAAAGGAAATTATACAAGATTCTTTTTTATAGCTGGTGATAGAGCTATAAAAGATTATGCTTTTAAACATGAATTATCAAAAGAACTATGTCATATATTCAGCTGTAAAGATTATGAAATTCTCACAATGCTGAACAAAAGCCTGGAGGAAAAGAAAAAAACTGAAACAGAAATGAAAATGATTGCTTCTGAATTTGCTGAACTTTTAGGAGAAAAACTGATGAGAGAGGCAGAGGAAATAAATGGATATAAATTTGTTATATATACAGGAGATAAGATGACAGTGCAGTATCTGCCAAGATATATAGCTCCAGAAGATTATATATTGATAACAGGGAGTGAGGACAGCTATTCAATTATTTCAAATAAAATTAATTGTAAAGAGTTTTTAAAAGAGTTAACTTCATTTAATACCAACATTAAAGGTGGAGGAAATCAGATAAAGGGAAATTTCAAAGGAAAAATATCAAAAGAAGAGTTGAAAAAACAACTTGAAACTTTTCTTAATAAGTTGTAA
- the msrC gene encoding Free methionine-R-sulfoxide reductase, with the protein MAFNAELYKDLNFKEKYSAFLNEIEEYLSKESDPIANLANASAFISAFFDEINWCGFYLLKKNELVLGPFCGMPATTRIQIGNGVCGTSVERKEKIVVENVCEFPGHITCDVRSKSEVVIPLIKDEKIYGVLDIDSAVYSRFSSEEVEILEKAVAIINKYTDYEKITH; encoded by the coding sequence ATGGCTTTTAATGCAGAACTTTACAAAGATTTAAACTTTAAAGAAAAGTATTCAGCTTTTTTAAATGAAATTGAAGAATATCTTTCTAAAGAGAGTGATCCAATTGCTAACCTTGCTAATGCTTCAGCTTTTATTTCAGCCTTTTTTGATGAAATAAATTGGTGTGGTTTCTATCTTCTAAAAAAGAATGAATTAGTTTTAGGTCCATTCTGTGGAATGCCTGCTACTACAAGAATTCAAATAGGAAATGGTGTATGTGGCACTTCTGTAGAAAGAAAAGAAAAAATAGTGGTAGAAAATGTATGTGAATTTCCAGGTCATATCACTTGTGATGTAAGATCAAAATCTGAAGTTGTCATTCCACTTATTAAAGATGAAAAAATATATGGAGTGTTAGACATTGACAGTGCAGTTTATTCAAGGTTCTCCTCAGAGGAAGTAGAAATTTTAGAAAAAGCTGTAGCTATTATTAATAAATATACTGATTATGAAAAAATAACTCATTAA